From Rhodococcus sp. B7740, one genomic window encodes:
- a CDS encoding alpha/beta fold hydrolase: MPIPRPPLSRRAMTVGAALIAVLALVALAFVFLPQDSSADTSTREARITLPDDPGSTGTVDIDARLYVPSVTPAPTVLLAHGFGGSKDSVDGEARDLAARGYTVLAYSARGFGDSTGSISLNDPAREVADARGLIDWLAEQPEVELDAPGDPHVGVAGGSYGGALALSAGGTDPRIDSIAAAITWNDLGQALFPNYGVTSVEGREALGDIATPAAAEYGGPGVLKRGWAGVFFGVGAASAPPGGDGTDSTDSGTTEGASACGRFAPEFCDAYTESAVTGIPSQQLLDLLTAHSPVAVASNITAPTLLVQGTQDTLFGLDQADATARQIAAAGGNVTVRWFDGGHDAGGTDGTSDRAIADFFDTTLRGTEASTGTDAEPFVYSTQRAADERGGDRDRRMTAPAYPGLTPASDPTQTRSVTFTPTAENQSIIRPPGASPSAISSIPGLGSVLSTLGSTGAGAALTADLPGQSATFTSDPVESSVTITGAPRVNLRVASLASPDQAVLFAKLYDVAPNGTRTLPGGAVSAIRLPATEGIDPVDVTVALPGISYTVQQGHRLELSISTTDQAYAVPLEPAQFSVAMTDDTIALPTVPAEASADSTVPVAPLIGIGIVLLAVAGAIVAGIVRTRRRAVAEVDEDLIDTPLVITDLAKTYSNGFRAVDGVSFEVKQGQVLGLLGPNGAGKTTTLRMLMGLITPTGGDIRVFGHKVTPGAPVLSRLGSFVEGSGFLPHLTGTQNLRLYWEATGRPIEDARLEEALEIADLGTAIERKVKSYSQGMRQRLAIAQAMLGLPDLMVLDEPTNGLDPPQIRTMRDVLINYAKTGRTVLVSSHLLAEVEQTCTHVVVMNRGSVISSGTVRELTAAGGQTEIRVDDATRAQSVLDASGHDGAVIVDDGTVTVDLTDADAAVVIRELVTSGVSVRGFSQSTRLEDVFLDLVHRDNPGSDTSKDRA, encoded by the coding sequence ATGCCGATTCCCCGCCCGCCACTGTCGAGACGGGCCATGACTGTCGGTGCCGCCCTGATTGCGGTTCTGGCGCTGGTCGCCCTCGCATTCGTCTTCCTCCCCCAGGATTCGAGCGCCGACACATCCACGCGTGAAGCGCGCATCACGCTACCGGACGACCCCGGGTCGACGGGCACCGTCGACATCGACGCTCGTCTCTACGTACCCTCCGTCACGCCCGCGCCGACGGTGCTGCTCGCCCACGGCTTCGGCGGCAGCAAGGACTCGGTCGACGGGGAGGCACGTGATCTCGCTGCTCGCGGGTACACGGTGCTCGCCTACAGTGCACGCGGGTTCGGCGACAGCACGGGTTCGATCTCGCTCAACGACCCCGCTCGCGAGGTCGCCGACGCACGCGGACTCATCGACTGGCTCGCCGAACAACCGGAGGTGGAACTGGACGCTCCCGGCGACCCGCACGTCGGAGTCGCCGGCGGATCCTACGGCGGCGCACTGGCACTGAGCGCAGGCGGCACCGACCCCCGGATCGATTCGATAGCCGCAGCGATCACCTGGAACGACCTGGGTCAGGCCCTGTTTCCCAACTACGGCGTCACCTCGGTCGAAGGCCGAGAAGCCCTCGGCGACATCGCCACTCCCGCAGCTGCCGAGTACGGCGGACCCGGCGTCCTCAAGCGCGGCTGGGCCGGAGTGTTCTTCGGAGTGGGCGCAGCGAGTGCACCACCCGGCGGAGACGGCACCGACAGCACCGATTCCGGCACCACCGAGGGCGCCTCGGCCTGCGGACGATTCGCACCCGAATTCTGCGACGCCTACACCGAATCCGCCGTGACCGGAATCCCCAGCCAGCAGTTGCTGGATCTGCTGACGGCTCACTCGCCGGTCGCGGTGGCGTCGAACATCACGGCACCGACGCTGCTGGTTCAGGGCACCCAGGACACACTGTTCGGTCTCGACCAGGCCGACGCGACGGCACGTCAGATCGCCGCAGCCGGTGGGAACGTCACCGTGCGATGGTTCGACGGTGGTCACGATGCAGGCGGAACCGACGGCACGAGCGATCGAGCCATCGCCGACTTCTTCGACACGACATTGCGGGGCACCGAGGCCTCCACCGGCACCGACGCCGAGCCGTTCGTCTACTCCACTCAGCGGGCAGCCGACGAGCGCGGCGGCGATCGTGACCGCCGAATGACGGCTCCTGCTTACCCAGGACTGACCCCCGCGTCCGATCCCACGCAAACCCGATCGGTGACGTTCACTCCCACCGCCGAGAACCAGTCGATCATTCGTCCACCCGGAGCATCGCCGTCGGCGATCTCGTCAATACCCGGTTTGGGCTCGGTGCTCTCGACTCTCGGATCGACCGGGGCCGGAGCAGCCCTGACCGCGGACCTGCCGGGCCAGTCGGCAACGTTCACCAGCGATCCCGTCGAGTCGTCCGTGACGATCACCGGTGCCCCGCGGGTGAACCTGCGCGTGGCGTCGCTGGCGTCACCCGATCAAGCCGTTCTGTTCGCGAAGCTCTACGACGTTGCGCCGAACGGCACGAGAACGCTTCCGGGCGGGGCGGTCTCGGCGATCCGACTGCCCGCTACCGAGGGCATCGACCCCGTCGACGTCACGGTTGCGCTCCCTGGCATCAGCTACACCGTGCAACAAGGTCATCGCCTCGAACTGAGCATCTCCACCACAGATCAGGCCTACGCCGTTCCACTCGAGCCGGCGCAGTTCAGTGTTGCCATGACCGACGACACCATCGCGTTGCCCACCGTCCCCGCCGAGGCGAGCGCCGACAGCACCGTTCCGGTGGCACCACTCATCGGCATCGGAATCGTCCTGCTGGCGGTCGCCGGTGCGATCGTCGCCGGAATCGTGCGAACCAGACGTCGCGCAGTCGCCGAAGTGGACGAGGACCTCATCGACACTCCCCTGGTGATCACCGATCTGGCCAAAACGTATTCCAACGGCTTCCGCGCCGTCGACGGCGTCAGCTTCGAGGTGAAGCAGGGCCAGGTTCTGGGTCTCCTCGGGCCGAACGGCGCAGGAAAGACCACCACCCTGCGCATGCTGATGGGCCTGATCACGCCCACCGGCGGCGACATTCGAGTCTTCGGCCACAAGGTGACCCCCGGAGCCCCGGTGCTGTCCCGGTTGGGCTCCTTCGTCGAGGGATCCGGCTTCCTGCCGCACCTGACCGGTACACAGAATCTGCGGCTGTACTGGGAAGCGACAGGTCGCCCGATCGAGGACGCTCGCCTCGAGGAAGCTCTCGAGATCGCCGACCTCGGCACCGCGATCGAACGCAAGGTCAAGTCCTACAGCCAAGGTATGCGGCAGCGGCTCGCGATCGCCCAGGCCATGTTGGGGCTGCCGGATCTGATGGTCCTCGACGAACCGACCAACGGACTCGACCCACCACAGATCAGGACGATGCGCGATGTGCTGATCAACTACGCGAAAACCGGTAGAACCGTGTTGGTGTCGAGCCATCTGCTCGCCGAGGTGGAGCAGACCTGCACCCACGTGGTCGTCATGAATCGCGGATCGGTGATCAGTTCCGGTACCGTCCGCGAACTGACCGCGGCCGGCGGACAGACGGAGATCAGGGTCGACGACGCCACCCGCGCGCAGTCGGTGCTCGACGCCTCCGGTCACGACGGCGCGGTGATCGTCGACGACGGCACTGTGACCGTCGACCTGACCGATGCGGATGCCGCAGTCGTCATCAGAGAACTCGTCACCTCGGGGGTCTCGGTGCGCGGATTCTCGCAGTCGACGCGCCTCGAAGACGTCTTCCTCGACCTCGTCCACCGAGACAACCCGGGGTCCGACACCAGCAAGGATCGCGCATGA
- a CDS encoding universal stress protein → MSAYRTVVVGTDGSESSLRAVEKAAALAGDADATLVIACAYYPADPKDTSAAADALREDAYQITGSAPTREILRTAREHATKAGAKNIEEKAIVGAPVESLLALVDEVKGDLLVVGNRGLNSLTGRLLGSVPSDAARKSTCDVLIVHTVR, encoded by the coding sequence ATGAGCGCCTACCGCACCGTCGTCGTCGGGACCGATGGCTCCGAATCGTCACTGCGGGCAGTGGAGAAGGCCGCGGCTCTCGCGGGAGACGCCGATGCCACCCTGGTGATCGCTTGCGCGTACTACCCTGCCGATCCGAAGGACACGTCCGCTGCCGCCGACGCATTGCGCGAGGACGCCTATCAGATCACCGGATCGGCACCGACGCGTGAGATTCTGCGCACGGCGCGCGAGCACGCCACCAAGGCCGGTGCGAAGAACATCGAGGAGAAGGCGATCGTCGGTGCTCCCGTCGAGTCGCTGCTGGCACTCGTGGACGAGGTGAAGGGCGACCTGCTCGTCGTCGGCAACCGCGGCCTGAACTCGTTGACCGGCCGCCTGCTGGGCTCGGTTCCGTCGGACGCCGCGCGCAAGTCCACCTGCGATGTTCTGATCGTGCATACCGTCCGCTGA
- a CDS encoding HelD family protein, translating to MPDDGHTSTNPDVPIEEDFEQAHLTRLYTQLDALREYAANRLRAVLLETGGTPQARSERESFNQMYTEDIAKYDAAENGLCFGRIDLDPESLDPKVDDRPERYIGRVGILDDKNDYETLLLDWRAPMARPFYLATPAAPENVLRRRHIRTRGRRVTSIADEFLDLNSARSSSDAAVAGGVASEGALLSALDAARTGQMNDIVETIQSEQDAIIRSQHRSVLVVQGGPGTGKTAVALHRAAYLLYTYRQQLGKSGVLIIGPNATFLDYIGQVLPSLGETGVLLSTIGDLYPGVRAQREDSALATEVKGRLSMVEVLTQAVRDRQEVPAQPRRLKFDTYDITLDRKIVTRARGRARSSRRPHNLARPLFVSSVIDQLANQLAAKLGQNLVDGSSLLSADDIADMRDEMREDQDVMAAVDELWPDLSPQQVLRDLYASPEKIASAAPALDEAEREALVRRGNGFSSADAPLLDELAELLGVDDAAEREQAQRQWRGQIADAQGALDILTGSAPQDLEDELDPEILMAYDLIDADQLARRQNSGQRLTTAERAAGDRTWTYGHVIVDEAQELSAMAWRMVMRRIPNRWMTLVGDTAQTGDPAGTSSWGSVLEPYVAKRWKLTELTVNYRTPSEIMAVAHDVLAAIDPEQSEPRSIRSTGTRPWAQRVAAADLVTAVEKRVADHPRPGLSAVLVPADHVDRFRHLASELVTVSTVKDAKGLEFDSVLIVEPGAIVNDSVKGMNDLYVALTRATQRLGVVHVNALPGELSALQPFEPEA from the coding sequence TTGCCGGACGACGGCCACACATCGACGAACCCCGATGTGCCGATCGAAGAAGACTTCGAGCAAGCGCATCTGACGCGGCTCTACACGCAGCTCGACGCGTTACGCGAATACGCCGCGAACCGATTGCGCGCAGTGCTGCTCGAGACCGGCGGCACCCCGCAGGCCCGGAGCGAACGCGAATCGTTCAACCAGATGTACACCGAGGACATCGCCAAGTACGACGCGGCCGAGAACGGACTGTGCTTCGGGCGCATCGACCTCGATCCCGAGTCCCTCGACCCCAAGGTCGACGATCGGCCCGAGCGCTACATCGGCCGCGTCGGAATTCTCGACGACAAGAACGACTACGAGACTCTGCTGTTGGACTGGCGAGCACCGATGGCCCGGCCGTTCTACCTGGCCACACCCGCCGCACCCGAAAACGTGTTGCGGCGCAGACACATTCGCACCCGTGGTCGTCGAGTGACGTCGATCGCCGACGAATTTCTCGACCTGAACTCTGCCCGATCGTCGAGCGATGCCGCCGTGGCAGGCGGTGTCGCGAGCGAAGGTGCGCTGCTCTCGGCTCTCGATGCCGCACGTACTGGTCAGATGAACGACATCGTCGAGACGATCCAGAGCGAGCAGGACGCGATCATCCGTTCGCAGCATCGCAGCGTGTTGGTGGTTCAGGGTGGACCGGGCACCGGTAAGACAGCCGTCGCGCTGCACCGCGCCGCGTACCTGCTCTACACCTACCGCCAGCAGCTCGGTAAGAGCGGTGTGCTGATCATCGGACCCAACGCCACGTTCCTCGATTACATCGGGCAGGTGCTGCCGTCGCTCGGCGAGACGGGCGTCCTGCTGTCCACGATCGGTGACCTCTACCCGGGAGTTCGTGCGCAACGGGAAGATTCGGCCCTGGCCACGGAGGTCAAGGGCAGACTGTCGATGGTCGAGGTGCTGACCCAGGCGGTACGCGACCGTCAGGAAGTCCCCGCGCAGCCCCGTCGACTGAAGTTCGACACCTACGACATCACGCTCGATCGCAAGATCGTCACCAGGGCTCGTGGTCGCGCTCGCTCGTCCCGGCGACCGCACAACCTGGCTCGGCCGCTGTTCGTGTCCTCGGTCATCGACCAGTTGGCCAACCAGCTGGCAGCGAAACTCGGGCAGAACCTCGTCGACGGGTCCAGCCTGCTCAGCGCCGACGACATCGCGGACATGCGCGACGAGATGCGCGAGGATCAGGACGTCATGGCCGCCGTGGACGAACTGTGGCCGGATCTGTCTCCCCAGCAGGTTCTCCGCGACCTCTACGCATCTCCCGAGAAGATCGCGTCGGCCGCGCCTGCGCTCGATGAGGCGGAGCGTGAGGCACTCGTTCGTCGGGGCAACGGCTTCTCGTCGGCCGACGCTCCCCTGCTCGACGAGCTCGCCGAACTGCTCGGCGTCGACGACGCAGCCGAACGTGAACAGGCGCAACGACAATGGCGCGGCCAGATCGCTGACGCTCAGGGTGCCCTGGACATCCTGACCGGTTCGGCACCTCAGGACCTAGAGGACGAGCTCGATCCGGAGATCCTGATGGCCTACGACCTCATCGATGCCGATCAGCTTGCACGACGGCAGAATTCGGGTCAGCGACTCACGACGGCCGAACGGGCCGCCGGTGACCGAACGTGGACCTACGGGCACGTGATCGTCGACGAGGCACAGGAACTCTCTGCGATGGCGTGGCGAATGGTGATGCGGCGCATACCGAATCGGTGGATGACACTGGTGGGCGATACGGCGCAGACCGGTGATCCCGCCGGAACCTCGTCGTGGGGTTCGGTTCTCGAACCGTATGTCGCCAAGCGCTGGAAGCTGACCGAACTGACGGTGAACTACCGAACACCGTCCGAGATCATGGCCGTGGCACACGATGTGTTGGCTGCCATCGATCCCGAGCAGTCCGAGCCGCGGTCCATCCGCAGCACCGGAACCCGGCCGTGGGCTCAACGGGTGGCAGCGGCAGATCTGGTCACCGCGGTGGAGAAGCGAGTGGCCGATCACCCGCGCCCGGGCCTGAGCGCGGTGCTGGTTCCCGCAGACCACGTCGACCGATTCCGCCATCTGGCCTCGGAACTGGTCACCGTGTCGACTGTCAAGGATGCCAAGGGACTCGAGTTCGACTCGGTGCTGATCGTCGAACCCGGTGCCATAGTGAACGATTCGGTCAAAGGCATGAACGATCTGTACGTTGCCCTCACCCGGGCCACGCAGCGACTCGGCGTGGTGCACGTGAACGCACTGCCGGGTGAACTCTCGGCGCTGCAGCCGTTCGAGCCGGAAGCGTAG
- a CDS encoding DoxX family protein, whose amino-acid sequence MLVRRIARPLMSTIFIAGGVDALRNPTGKAQVATPLIEQSKDALPNDVTANVPNDPETLVRINGGIQVAGGILLATGKAPRIASLALAGSLVPTTLAGHAFWNETDPEAKAAQRIHFFKNLSLLGGLLIAAVDTEGKPSVAWRSKRAARRAQESVVSALPGHSTHETGERVKEIASIAASRSADLAEAAQPKLAKFADAAQPKLAKLAYIATDKGSELADVAQPALNRWAHLAADKGSVLAEEAQKRGSKLAELAADRGSDLADEAQKRGSKLADKAAHRGTDLAELAQKRGSKLVDVAADRRSEVADVAQKRASKLADLAAEKGSVLADEAQKRGVTWADLASDRVETLSKRARKRAEKQSKELEKVTEQARAKLEKRVAKAQKNLDKKLQQYAK is encoded by the coding sequence ATGCTGGTCCGCCGTATCGCCCGTCCGCTGATGTCTACGATCTTCATCGCAGGGGGCGTCGACGCACTCCGTAATCCCACCGGCAAGGCGCAGGTCGCCACTCCGCTGATCGAGCAGAGCAAGGACGCCCTTCCCAACGACGTCACCGCGAACGTGCCGAACGACCCGGAGACGCTGGTCCGCATCAACGGCGGTATCCAGGTTGCCGGCGGCATTCTGCTGGCCACCGGCAAGGCACCGCGGATCGCCTCTCTCGCCCTCGCCGGAAGTCTCGTACCGACGACACTCGCCGGACACGCCTTCTGGAACGAGACCGACCCGGAGGCGAAGGCTGCGCAGCGTATCCATTTCTTCAAGAACCTGAGCCTGCTCGGCGGACTGCTCATCGCAGCCGTCGACACCGAGGGCAAGCCGTCCGTGGCATGGCGGAGCAAGCGAGCAGCACGTCGCGCGCAGGAGAGCGTCGTCTCGGCACTGCCCGGACACTCCACCCACGAGACCGGTGAGCGTGTCAAGGAAATCGCGTCGATCGCCGCAAGCCGCAGTGCCGATCTCGCCGAGGCTGCACAGCCGAAGCTGGCCAAGTTCGCCGACGCCGCCCAGCCCAAGTTGGCCAAGCTCGCCTACATCGCCACCGACAAGGGCTCGGAGCTCGCGGACGTCGCTCAGCCGGCACTGAACCGCTGGGCTCACCTGGCCGCCGACAAGGGATCCGTGCTCGCCGAGGAAGCACAGAAGCGTGGATCCAAGCTGGCCGAGCTCGCCGCCGACCGCGGCAGCGACTTGGCCGACGAGGCGCAGAAGCGCGGCTCCAAGCTCGCCGACAAGGCAGCGCATCGCGGAACCGACCTGGCAGAGCTCGCGCAGAAGCGCGGCTCCAAACTCGTCGACGTCGCCGCCGATCGTCGCAGTGAAGTGGCCGATGTCGCGCAGAAGCGCGCGTCCAAGCTCGCCGATCTGGCCGCCGAGAAGGGTTCCGTCCTCGCCGACGAAGCACAGAAGCGCGGAGTCACGTGGGCCGATCTGGCGTCCGATCGCGTCGAGACGCTGAGCAAGCGCGCCCGCAAGCGCGCCGAGAAGCAGAGCAAGGAACTCGAGAAGGTGACCGAGCAGGCTCGCGCCAAGCTCGAGAAGCGAGTCGCCAAGGCTCAGAAGAACTTGGACAAGAAGCTGCAGCAGTACGCGAAGTAG
- a CDS encoding MBL fold metallo-hydrolase: MDEHLMVIDDNYTGVVSQGSQPQRRTIPGATITKMSVGPMDNNTYLVVCSATGQSVLIDAANEADRISSLIDENAPTLSLIVTTHQHADHWQALADIAGGTDSPTAAHELDAEPLPVTPDRLLADRDTVSVGELTFDVVHLTGHTPGSIALALTDADGARTHLFTGDSLFPGGVGKTGSPEDFTRLLDDVTAKLFDRYDDETVVYPGHGKDTTLGAERPHLDEWRARGW, encoded by the coding sequence ATGGACGAGCACCTCATGGTCATCGATGACAACTACACCGGCGTCGTCTCGCAGGGTTCGCAGCCGCAGCGGCGAACGATTCCCGGAGCGACGATCACCAAGATGTCGGTCGGCCCCATGGACAACAACACCTACCTCGTCGTCTGTTCCGCGACAGGTCAGTCGGTTCTGATCGACGCCGCCAACGAGGCCGACCGCATCTCGTCGCTCATCGACGAGAACGCGCCGACGCTCTCACTCATCGTGACGACTCACCAGCACGCCGACCACTGGCAGGCGCTGGCGGACATCGCCGGCGGTACCGACTCCCCGACGGCAGCCCACGAACTCGATGCCGAGCCGCTGCCCGTCACGCCGGACCGACTGCTGGCCGATCGAGACACCGTGTCGGTGGGCGAGCTCACGTTCGATGTTGTGCACCTGACCGGACACACCCCCGGCTCGATCGCCCTCGCACTGACCGATGCCGACGGCGCTCGAACCCACCTCTTCACCGGAGATTCACTCTTTCCCGGTGGCGTGGGCAAGACCGGCAGCCCCGAGGATTTCACCCGCTTGCTCGACGACGTAACGGCGAAATTGTTCGACCGCTACGACGACGAGACCGTCGTCTACCCGGGCCACGGAAAGGACACGACGCTCGGGGCCGAGCGCCCTCACCTGGACGAATGGCGCGCCCGCGGTTGGTGA
- the uvrA gene encoding excinuclease ABC subunit UvrA, with product MADRLIVRGAREHNLRGVDIDLPRDALIVFTGLSGSGKSSLAFDTIFAEGQRRYVESLSAYARQFLGQMDKPDVDFIEGLSPAVSIDQKSTNRNPRSTVGTITEVYDYLRLLYARAGTAHCPVCGEQIAKQTPQQIVDQVLDMEEGLKFQVLAPVVRTRKGEFVDLFDSLNTQGYSRVRVDGVVHQLTSPPVLKKQEKHDIEVVVDRLTVKSSSKQRLTDSVETALRLADGIVVLDFVDRDENASDRERRFSEKLACPNGHPLSIDDLEPRSFSFNSPYGACPDCVGLGVRKEVDPELVVPDGDLSLADGAIAPWSMGQTSEYFGRLLSGLADAMGFDLNAPWNKLPAKVKRAVLEGSDHQVHVKYKNRYGRTRSYYAEFEGVMPFLHRRLEQTESEQMKERYDGYMRDVPCPTCNGARLRPEILSVTISAGDFGPKSIAEVCELSIADTADFLNSLTLGRREEAIAGQVLKEVQARLGFLLDVGLEYLSLARTAGSLSGGEAQRIRLATQIGSGLVGVLYVLDEPSIGLHQRDNRRLIDTLTRLRDLGNTLIVVEHDEDTIRTSDWIVDIGPLAGEHGGRVVHSGSYEDLLTNDESLTGAYLSGRMEIPLPDTRRVVDKKRQVTVVGAREHNLRGIDVSFPLGVLTSVTGVSGSGKSTLVNDILATVMANKLNGARQVPGRHTRINGLDQLDKLVRVDQSPIGRTPRSNAATYTGVFDKIRTLFAATTEAKVRGYQPGRFSFNVKGGRCEACSGDGTLKIEMNFLPDVYVPCEVCEGARYNRETLEVHYKGKTIAEVLDMPIEEAADFFEAITSIHRYLKTLVEVGLGYVRLGQPATTLSGGEAQRVKLAAELQKRSTGRTVYILDEPTTGLHFEDIRKLLGVVNGLVDKGNTVIVIEHNLDVIKVSDWVIDMGPEGGSGGGMVVAQGDPEAVAAVSESYTGKFLQEALTRESVVAPPVKAAPKKRRPRKVAAVR from the coding sequence GTGGCGGATCGCCTGATAGTGCGAGGTGCGCGGGAGCACAATCTGCGAGGAGTCGACATAGACCTGCCTCGGGATGCGCTGATCGTGTTCACGGGTCTGTCCGGATCGGGCAAATCCTCTCTCGCCTTCGACACGATCTTCGCCGAAGGGCAGCGTCGCTACGTGGAGTCGCTGTCCGCATACGCGCGGCAGTTCCTCGGACAGATGGACAAGCCGGACGTCGACTTCATCGAGGGCCTGTCGCCTGCGGTCTCCATCGATCAGAAGTCGACCAACCGCAACCCGCGTTCGACGGTGGGCACCATCACCGAGGTCTACGACTACCTCCGTCTGTTGTACGCGCGTGCGGGAACGGCTCACTGCCCCGTGTGTGGCGAACAGATCGCGAAGCAGACTCCCCAGCAGATCGTCGATCAGGTGCTGGACATGGAGGAGGGCCTGAAGTTCCAGGTGCTCGCCCCGGTGGTGCGCACCCGCAAGGGCGAGTTCGTCGACCTGTTCGATTCGCTGAACACTCAGGGCTACTCACGTGTTCGCGTCGACGGCGTCGTGCATCAGCTCACGAGCCCGCCGGTGCTCAAGAAGCAGGAAAAGCACGACATCGAAGTCGTCGTCGACCGCCTGACCGTCAAGTCGAGCTCGAAGCAGCGTCTGACCGACTCGGTGGAAACCGCCCTGCGATTGGCCGACGGCATCGTGGTCCTCGATTTCGTCGATCGTGACGAGAACGCATCGGACCGTGAGCGCCGGTTCTCCGAGAAGCTCGCGTGCCCCAACGGTCACCCGTTGTCCATCGACGATCTCGAACCGCGGTCGTTCTCCTTCAACTCGCCGTACGGTGCGTGCCCGGATTGCGTCGGCCTCGGCGTGCGCAAGGAGGTCGACCCGGAACTGGTCGTTCCCGACGGTGATCTCAGCCTCGCGGACGGTGCCATCGCACCGTGGTCGATGGGCCAGACGTCGGAGTACTTCGGCCGCCTGCTGTCCGGGCTCGCCGACGCCATGGGGTTCGATCTGAACGCGCCGTGGAACAAGTTGCCCGCCAAGGTCAAGCGTGCCGTCCTCGAGGGCAGCGACCACCAGGTGCACGTGAAGTACAAGAACCGCTACGGCCGCACGCGGTCGTACTACGCCGAGTTCGAGGGTGTGATGCCGTTCCTGCACCGTCGGTTGGAGCAGACCGAGTCCGAGCAGATGAAGGAACGGTACGACGGCTACATGCGCGACGTGCCGTGTCCCACCTGCAACGGTGCCAGGCTGCGGCCCGAAATCCTGTCGGTGACGATCTCCGCGGGCGACTTCGGGCCGAAGTCGATCGCCGAGGTGTGCGAGTTGTCGATCGCCGACACCGCAGATTTCCTGAACAGCCTCACCTTGGGTCGCCGCGAGGAGGCAATCGCAGGTCAGGTTCTCAAGGAGGTGCAAGCTCGTCTCGGTTTCCTGCTGGACGTCGGTCTGGAGTATCTGTCACTGGCCAGGACCGCCGGCTCGCTGTCCGGTGGCGAGGCCCAGCGCATTCGACTCGCGACCCAGATCGGATCGGGACTCGTCGGCGTTCTCTACGTCCTCGACGAGCCGTCGATCGGACTGCATCAGCGTGACAACCGCCGGCTCATCGACACGCTGACCCGGCTGCGTGACCTCGGGAACACGTTGATCGTCGTCGAGCACGACGAGGACACCATCCGCACCTCGGATTGGATAGTCGACATCGGTCCGTTGGCGGGTGAGCACGGCGGACGCGTCGTGCACAGCGGTTCGTACGAGGACCTGCTGACCAACGACGAATCGCTGACCGGTGCGTACCTGTCCGGGCGGATGGAGATCCCGCTGCCCGACACCCGCCGGGTCGTGGACAAGAAGCGTCAGGTCACCGTGGTCGGAGCCCGCGAACACAACCTCCGCGGCATAGACGTCAGCTTTCCGCTCGGCGTACTGACCTCGGTCACAGGGGTGTCGGGTTCGGGCAAGTCCACCCTCGTCAACGACATCCTCGCGACGGTGATGGCGAACAAGCTCAACGGTGCCCGTCAGGTTCCAGGGAGGCACACGCGCATCAACGGCCTCGATCAGCTCGACAAGCTCGTGCGGGTGGATCAGTCGCCGATCGGACGCACGCCACGCTCGAACGCCGCAACGTACACCGGGGTGTTCGACAAGATCCGCACGCTGTTCGCGGCGACCACCGAGGCCAAGGTGCGCGGCTACCAGCCCGGCCGATTCTCGTTCAACGTCAAGGGCGGCCGGTGCGAGGCGTGCTCGGGAGACGGCACACTCAAGATCGAGATGAACTTCCTGCCGGACGTCTACGTTCCGTGCGAGGTATGTGAGGGTGCGCGGTACAACCGCGAGACACTCGAGGTGCATTACAAGGGCAAGACCATCGCCGAGGTCCTGGACATGCCGATCGAGGAGGCTGCCGACTTCTTCGAGGCGATCACCTCGATTCACCGCTACCTCAAGACGCTCGTCGAGGTCGGTCTCGGGTATGTCCGCCTCGGCCAACCGGCAACGACGTTGTCCGGCGGCGAGGCTCAACGCGTCAAACTGGCCGCGGAACTGCAGAAGCGCTCGACCGGCCGCACGGTCTACATTCTCGACGAACCGACCACCGGCCTGCACTTCGAGGACATCCGCAAGCTGCTCGGCGTCGTGAACGGCCTGGTGGACAAGGGCAACACGGTGATCGTGATCGAGCACAATCTGGACGTCATCAAGGTCTCGGACTGGGTCATCGACATGGGCCCCGAGGGTGGTTCCGGAGGCGGAATGGTTGTGGCGCAAGGTGATCCGGAGGCCGTGGCGGCCGTTTCCGAGAGCTACACCGGCAAATTCCTACAGGAGGCGCTCACCCGCGAGTCGGTGGTCGCTCCTCCGGTGAAGGCGGCTCCGAAGAAGCGCAGGCCTCGCAAGGTCGCCGCCGTCCGATGA
- a CDS encoding DUF1844 domain-containing protein gives MTSSPNPDDAAGADPLGAEPEVRELAEVPAVEVISRAAVMLMSSAAEKLGLSEPDPAESPYLDLDEARRVITALAGLVTASVEYLGPHAGPIRDGLQALQRAFREASAHPDEPGKGPGEKYTGPVH, from the coding sequence ATGACCAGCTCCCCCAATCCCGACGATGCCGCAGGTGCCGATCCCCTGGGTGCCGAGCCCGAAGTCCGTGAACTCGCCGAGGTCCCTGCTGTGGAGGTGATCAGCCGCGCTGCGGTGATGCTGATGAGTTCTGCGGCCGAGAAGCTGGGACTCTCCGAGCCGGATCCTGCGGAGAGCCCCTACCTGGACCTCGACGAGGCACGACGCGTCATCACCGCACTGGCCGGCCTGGTCACCGCATCGGTGGAATACCTCGGCCCCCATGCCGGGCCCATTCGCGACGGATTGCAGGCACTGCAGCGCGCATTCCGGGAAGCATCGGCCCACCCGGACGAGCCGGGAAAGGGCCCGGGCGAGAAGTACACCGGCCCGGTGCACTGA